The genome window TCCCACGGGCTTGGGGGACAGGATGGAGGTCCCATTGATAAAAAGGCAGGGGCCGCCTCTTGAAGCTGGGGAGGAACtgcagagataaaaataaaaccccagGTTGCCCCGAGGTCAGTCGGGGCCCAAAGGCACCCAAGCCACAGGCAGGATGTGCTCTGCACAGGGGgcctgggcagggggagggggggcCAGGTGCAGGCCTTGCAGGGGAGGGGCGGACAGAGGCAGCAGCTGCGCTGGCTCCGGAGCCAACCCAACAGGACCAGCGGCATCCTGACAGTGGTGCCGCTGCTGTGGGGGCTCCTGCGCTGTGGGGCTCTCAGCAGCATTCCTGACCCCTCCTTGTTGTAATGGCTCCACTGTCACCACCAAAACTGTATGCACACGTGGCTGACTGCCCAGTTAAGAACCATAGCTCTGGAGGAGTCATGAGGCGGAGTGGCGTGGAGCCCACAGGCAGCCTGCTTCCTGGGCCCCCTCAGCTGGCACCCATCCCAGGATGGGAGAGGAGGCCCAGGGCCCTCGGCCAGCTGACAGCCTCCAGGCATCTGGGCCTGCAGGTCGCTGCACAGGCTGCCAGTTGCACCCCCAGAACGCACAGCCCAGCCAAGCTCCCGAGGAAGACGGAGGCTTTGTTCCCAGATGGCTAACAACCCAGATCCCATTTCTCCTCCCGCCAGCCAGGGAAGGGTGGGGTGAGCCATGGGGCAGCTACTGCAGCAGGCGGGAAGGAAATACATGGAGCAGCTGCTCAGCAGCTGTGGGTGCTGGCCAAGGGCACCACTGGCAGGCAGAGGTCCTACTGGGAGGCCCGGCGGGACTGAGGCCGGAGGCACCAAGAGGGCACGGTCCACTGCACACCAGGAAGGCTCCACTGCCAaagccctgccctcccccaccaagctggggaaactgagacccggGAAGGCTGCCTGGGATCCCAGCCATCCTGGTCCTCAGCCCAGACCCCAAGGGCTGCCAGCAGCCCAACCGCTGCCCACTTCCAGCCACCAGCAGAAGTGGGCCTGTACCCTCACAGACCTCAGGCCCCATCCAGGTCACAGCCAGCTCCACCATCCTCAGGGTCCCCGTACATAGCCCCTCGGTGGGCCCGTATCCCGATGCACAGGAACACAGGCAGGCCTGCTTACCTGGCAGGCTGGCACCCTCAGGGCAGGGCCCACCTCATGCCCTGAGGCAACATGGGGTTACCACCTGGTGTGTTCTATTCCAGAGACTGCTGGAAAACCCTGCTCGAGCCCTGAGATCTGCCTCACTAGCAGGGAACTAAAACCCAAGCTGGAGACCCACTTCTGACAACACAAGGAGCCACCAcagcctggtggggagggagggtgtgaGCAGCACAGAAGCCCCCATTCTCCTGCTCAGGAAAGATGCCCAGCTGCTATCCTGACTCTGACATCAGAGAGCAAGGCAGGCGCTGTGCATGACAAGTCTCACCCTGTTCACGGTACCCCGAGCAGGCTGCCCGCCCACAGCCTGGCCCTGCCAACCTGGGTGCAGAGGCCCATGGCCTCTCCAGACCCCACCATTCATCTAAGATGCTCTCCACCCTGGAGAACCAGGGATAGTGGGGGCCCTGGGCTCACTCACACAAAGTTCCAGGGCTTCCCGGCTCCATGAGCAGTTCTCTTCCTCAGCCCGGAACCTGCCAGAGCACATCCCTTCGTGACTTGCCTCCATGCCACCTGCCTCAGGGTGCCAGGAAGTGGTACAGGCCACGAAGCCTACAGCAGGCCAGGGGTCCCCAGCCCTAGCTGAGCAGGGTGGTTGAGGGCCACTTGAGGCCCAAGTCCTACAGGGCACTGTCCATCATCTCTGGGGGCACCAGGGCCTTtccgcctccctcccctcccgtcTCCCCAGTGAGGCCCTCTCTGGACCCACTCATCAAATATAACCTAACCAGACCTCACCTCAGCCTGGGCACTCCCTGGCCCCTAGCACTGTCCCTTGGCATCTAAACCACCTTGTGTGTGCTTCAAGGGCCTGTATCCAACAGTGGGCCTAAGAGGAGAGCTGAGCCTGTTCACAGCTACTGCCACAGCACACAGTCCTGAGCAGGGAGTCTGTCATTCCTGCAGGCCCAGCACCACTCTAGGGCCCTCATGCCTCCTAGGTCATCAGAGGCTGGTAGGTATCTGGGGTTCTCAATCCCAAGATAGCTCACAGTAAGTGGAATACAGGCCAGGCCGGCCAAGCTCTCTCAGTATTTATTACAACAGGTCACCAGCAGTAACAGGGGCAGACAGAACACTAGACTCATCTGCTTTTCAAGTAGATCTTGGGAGTCTGCCAGCCTGCAGGGGCTTCTTTCAGGCCTGCCTTAAGCCAGATGCGCCTCAGGTCTCTCTCGAACTTCATCTGTAAAGGCAGAAGGAAGGACCACCCGCTTGTGGCACAGCCGTATCTCGCAGCCACCTTGCCCCACCCCAGGCGCCCGTGTTTACCTGCTTCCGTTTCAGGCGTCCTTCCCGAACCTTCCTTCGCAGGAACCGGGTCCTCTTGACCAACTTGCGGTACTTATGATGATTCATTTTCCGCCGGCGGATCTTCAGTATGTTTTTGCACTGCATCCAGGATGCATCCCAGACCCCCTCACCCCCCTGCTCAGCACCTTCCCCTACCTGGCTAGGGGGACACTTGTAAAGCTGGGCTGAAGCTCCAGCATCCAGTCTGGGCAGGAGGTAGCGGGCAGTCAGCCAGCTCTCCAGAGGGCTGATGGACATCTTCCTGGGGACCAACATCTGCTCGAGCTCCAGCTGGATCCCCCTGCCGGGGAGGGAGGCAACCCCGCTTGGGCCTGTTGGCTGTGTGCTGCAGCAAGGCCTGCAGGCATGGCTGCCCAACACTTCCGAGACAGGCCCCAGACGACTGCAGCCTACAGGAAACAGGACGGCGGTTACCGCGCGGGGGCCGCCCCAGACCTGAGCACGGCTGCAGGGCCTGCCCGGACTGGGGCACAGAACGTTCACCGCGCACGTTCTCAGGCCCAGATCTCCCGTTTGTGACAACTGGACATTTACAGGGGAGCTCGTGTGGCGAGCCCCTGCCTCCAGCTGGTGAGGCACAGCACTGGGGGCACCTGGGCTGCTTAGCCCCACGTCCCCAGCCCAGGTGTGTATCCCGCCCAAATGCCCTGCCCCACGGGGCCTCATACCTGCCCGGGGAACGACCCTGAGCAGCTGCGAGGTCAGGCGCGCCAGAAACATAGCCTGCGGGCGGCGGGGCGGCGCCAGGTGCTCAGGGGAGCTGGAACACAGGTGCGCGTGGAGGTGGCGCGAGGGCGGCCGGCCGGCGCCCGCAGCAGCCCCGGGCACGGACTCCGCATCCCGGCGCCTCCTCACCCCCTCCCGCACCGAGAGCGTCACCTCACACACGGCTCGCTCCCCCTCGCCGCCGCTGCCGCGGCCCCCGGCCCCGCCGCGCGACCCGCCCCGCACCTCAGCTTCACCCAAGACTCCCACGGcgggggcgcggggagggcggtCCCGACGCCTCGAGCCTTACCAGGGCGCAACCCGCTC of Manis javanica isolate MJ-LG chromosome 4, MJ_LKY, whole genome shotgun sequence contains these proteins:
- the AURKAIP1 gene encoding small ribosomal subunit protein mS38; the encoded protein is MFLARLTSQLLRVVPRAGCSRLGPVSEVLGSHACRPCCSTQPTGPSGVASLPGRGIQLELEQMLVPRKMSISPLESWLTARYLLPRLDAGASAQLYKCPPSQVGEGAEQGGEGVWDASWMQCKNILKIRRRKMNHHKYRKLVKRTRFLRRKVREGRLKRKQMKFERDLRRIWLKAGLKEAPAGWQTPKIYLKSR